AGGTACGGCAACGGCCCCTGCTCCAGCTCCGACGCGGGCCGGATCGACTCCTCCGGCAACCCGAGCGCCGACCCCCACACCGCGCCCTCCGTACGGCCGGTCTCCCGCAGCGCGGTGGCGACCTCGCCCGCCAGCCGCCCGAACTTGTACGCCACGACCGTGCCGGGGCCGTCCAGCGCGTCCTTCAGTACGGAGGCGCCCGCCGTCACCGGCACCAGCGTCAACGGCTCGGTGCCCTCGGCCAGTACGACCTCGCCGCGCGCCGCGAGGTCCTGCATGGCGGTGATCCCCGGAACGGTCTCCACGACCGTTCCCGGCACCAGTTCACCGATCGTCTGCGCGAGATAGGTGAATGTCGAGTAGACGTTCGGGTCGCCGATCGTCGCGAACGCCACGCTGCCGTGGGGGTGGGCGCGCAGCAGCTCGGCTACGCGCCGGCCCGCCGCGTCCCAGGCGGCCTCGCGACGGGCACGGTCCGCGCGCTCGTTGAGCGCGAAGACGATCCGTACGACGCTCTCGGCGCCGACGTGGTGCAGCACGGTCGCCTCGGCCCGGCCGGGCTCCCCGCCGTCCGTGCCGTCGGGGGCCGCCATCACGGGGACGACGACGACGTCGGCCTCGCGCAGGCACCGAACGCCCTTCACCGTGACCAGTTCGGGGTCTCCGGGCCCCACGCCGACCCCGACGAGTCTGCCGCCCGCCGGACCGTTGCCGCTCATGCCACGCACCTTTCGACGAATCTCCGTGCCATACCGGGTGCCGCCGCCCAGTGCGTATGCAGATAGCTGGCGTGCACCCCCCGCTGTACGAACCCCTCCACCCGGCGCTCGGGCCGCACCAGCCCCCACGCGGGCGCCGGTCCGGCGCCCGGTTCGAGGACCGTCCGGTGGAACTCGTGCCCGCGCAGCCGCGTCCCGGCCGCCGCCAGGACGCTGTCCCCGACGGCGACGGCCTCCCGGTACCCGAGTGTCAGCCGCTCCGACATCCGCGCGTCGGCGTCGAGCACGCCGCACATCGGCGCCCCGTCGAGCGACCGCGCCAGATAGAGCAGCCCGGCGCACTCGGCGGCCACGGGGGCACCGGAGCGGGCCAGTTCGGCGACGGCCTTACGGAGGGGCTCGTTGGCCCCCAACTCGGCCGCGTACACCTCGGGGAACCCGCCTCCGATGACCAACCCGGCTGTCCCGGCGGGCAGTTCCTCGTCCCGGAGAGGATCGAAGACGACGACATGGGCGCCGGCGGCGCGCAGCAGCTCGGCGTGCTCGGCGTACGAGAAGGTGAAGGCAGATCCCCCGGCCACGGCCACAACGGGCCTCACCAGCGCCCCTTCCAGCCCCGCCGGCGCTTGAGGCGCGGGGTCCGGGGCGGAGCCCCGAAGACCAGCCCGCCCGGCGTTCGAGGGCACGGCCGAAGGCCGTACGGACTCCGCACCCGCCCGCACCGCGTCACCCGCGTCCCACACCCCCACCTCCAAAGAAGGCGCACTGCGCGCCAACGCCAGCAACCCCTCCACGTCACACCCCACCCGCACCCGCTCCGCCAGCCCCCGCACCACCGACACCGCGTCATCGCGCCGCTCCGCCACCGGCACCAGCCCCAGATGCCGCGACGGCGTCTCGATCTCGGCCGCACGCCGCAGCACCCCCAGCACCGGCACGCCCGACTCGTCCAGCGCCTCGCGCAGCAGCTCCTCGTGCCGGTCGGACCCGACCTTGTTGAGGATCACCCCGCCGATCCGCACCTCCGGGTCCCAGGAAGCGAACCCGTGCACCAGCGCCGCCACCGACCGGGACTGCGACGACGCGTCCACCACCAGCACCACCGGCGCCCGCAGCAGCTTCGCCACCTGGGCGGTGGAGGCGAGTTCGCCCTGCCCGGCGGCGCCGTCGTACAGCCCCATCACGCCCTCGACCACGGCCAGTTCGCAGCCTGCCGCGCCGTGCGCGAAGAGCGGGCCGACCAGCTCCGTACCGCACAGATACGCGTCGAGGTTCCGGCCCGGCCGCCCCGTCGCCAGCGTGTGGTAGCCCGCGTCGATGTAGTCCGGCCCGACCTTGTGCGGCGACACGGCGAGACCGCGCGAGGCGAGGAGCGCCATCAGTCCGGTGGCGACCGTGGTCTTGCCGCTGCCGGAGGACGGCGCGGCGATGACCAGCCTCGGTACGGATACGGACACCACATCCGTCGGCGAAGGGGTGTTCACCACTCGATGCCCCTCTGCCCCTTCTGCCCCGCGTCCATCGGATGCTTGACCTTCGTCATGTCGGTGACCAGATCGGCGAGTTCGACCAGCGCCTCCGGCGCGTTCCGCCCGGTGATCACGACATGCTGTGTCCCCGGCCGCTCCCGCAGCACCCGCACGACCTCGTCGGTGTCCACCCAGCCCCAGTGCATCGGGTACGCGAACTCGTCCAGCACGTAAAGCCGGTACGTCTGCGCCGCCAGGTCCCGCTTGACCTGCTCCCAGCCCTCACGCGCCGCGTCCTCGTTGGAAAGCTGCCGGTCGCGCTGCACCCAGGACCAGCCCTCGCCCATCTTGTGCCAGGCGACCGAACCGCCCTCGCCGCTCGCCCCCAGCACCTTCAGCGCGTGCTCCTCGCCGACCTTCCACTTGGCCGACTTGACGAACTGGAACACCCCGATCGGCCACCCCTGCGTCCAGCCGCGCAGCGCGAGCCCGAAGGCCGCCGTCGACTTGCCCTTGCCGATGCCCGTGTGGACCACGACCAGGGGGCGGTTGCGGCGCTGCCGGGTGGTGAGCCCGTCGTCCGGCACCATGGCCGGCTGTCCCTGCGGCATCAGGCGGCCCTCCTGCGTGAGCCCCGCGAGCCCGCGTCCCGATAGGCGCCCTGTACGTCCCTGACCAACCCCGCGACGCTCTCCGCGCGCAACTCGTCGAGCGTGACGGCGGTGCCGCCCAGATCGCCCGCGAGCGCGGCCGCCAGCCCGAGCCGTACCGGCCCCGACTCGCAGTCCACGACCACCGACGCCGTGCCCTCGGCGGCGTGCAGCCGCGCCGCGCGCCCACCGAGCGCCACCGCGTCCGGCCCGCCCGTCGCCCGCCCGTCCGTGACCACGACGAGCAGCGGGCGGCGCGCGGGATCGCGCATCCGCTCCACCCGCAGGACGTCGTGCGCCTTCATGAGCCCGGCGGAGAGCGGGGTGCGCCCGCCGGTCGGCAGCGTCTCCAGCCGTACGGCCGCCGCGTCGACCGACGAGGTCGGCGGCAGCGCCACCGTGGCTTCCCTCCCACGGAAGGTGATCAGACCGACCTTGTCGCGCCGCTGGTACGCGTCCAGGAGCAGCGACAGCACCGCGCCCTTCACCGCGGACATGCGCCGGCGCGCCGCCATCGACCCTGACGCGTCCACCACGAACAGCACCAGATTGCCCTCGCGTCCCTCGCGGGTCGCCTGCCGCAGATCGTCACGCCGCACCACCAGCCCCTGCCCCGAACGCCCGCGCGCCCGCTGGTGCGGGGCGGCGGCGTGGACGGTCGCGGCCAGGTGCAGCTTGGTGAGCGTCCCCCGCGGCCGCCGGGCCCCTGTCGTACGGCCGTGGTCGGTACGGGCCCGCGAACGGCGTCCCGCCGCACCCTCACCGAGACCGGGCACGCTGAGCACCTTCGTACGGAAGGGCTCGGCGGACCGTACGGCGGACCGCTCACCGCCGCCGGGTGCCGGCGGTGGGCCCGCCTCGTCGCTCTCGGCCGGCTCCGGCCGGGCGGAGGAGTCCCGGGGAGCGTCGGGCGGCCCGTCCTGCGGCGGGGGCCCGCCGTCCCCGGGTCCGTCCCCCGGCCCGTCCGGCTCCGGTTCGTCGTCCGGTTCGTCGTCCGGAGAGTCGTCCCGGTCGCCCTCGCCGTCCCCTCCGTCCCCGCCGCCGAACTCCTCCAGCGTGTCGTCCAGCTTCTCCTCGTCCAGGCCCGGCGCGTCGAAGGGGTTGCGACGCCTGCGGTGCGGGAGCGCCAGCAGGGCCGCCTGCCGTACGTCCTCGGCCAGCACGACCGTGCGGCCCGCCCACGCGGCGAGCGTCGTCGCCGTCCGCGCCATCACGATGTCGGCCCGCATGCCGTCCACCTCGAACGCGGCGCACGTTGCCGCGATCTGCCTCAGCGCGGCGTCCCCGAGGCGCACCTCGGGCAGCAGCGCCCGGGCGGCCACGATGCGCGCCCGCAGCCCGTTCTCCTCCTCGGCCCAGCGCGCGGCGAACGCGGCGGGGTCGTCGTCGTACGCGAGCCGCCGCCGTACGACCTCCACCCGCAGATCCGGTTCGCGCGACGCGGCGACCTCGACGGTCAGCCCGAACCGGTCGAGCAACTGCGGCCGCAGCTCGCCCTCCTCGGGGTTCATCGTCCCGACGAGCAGGAAGCGGGAGGCGTGCCGTACGGAGACGCCCTCACGCTCCACATAGGAGGCGCCCATCGCGGCGGCGTCCAACAGAAGGTCCACCAGATGGTCGTGGAGGAGGTTGACCTCGTCCACGTACAGCACACCCCGGTGCGCGTCCGCGAGGAGCCCCGGCTCGAACGCCTTCACGCCCTCGGCCAGCGCCCGCTCGATGTCGAGCGCTCCGACGAGCCGGTCCTCGGATGCTCCGACGGGCAGTTCGACCATCCGCGCGGGCCGCGCCGCCCCGCCGCCGCCCTCGTGCGGCCCGTCGGGGCACGCCGGGTCGGGAGCCCCCGGATCACACGAGAACCGACACCCGACGACGACGGACACCTCCGGTATGAGCACCGAGAGGGCCCGCACGGCGGTGGACTTGGCGGTGCCCTTCTCGCCGCGCACCAGAACCCCGCCCACGGCGGGGGAGACGGCGTTGAGCAGCAGCGCGAGCCGCAGATCGTCCTGCCCGACGATCGCGGTGAAGGGGTATGGCGTACTCACAGTGCCTCCAAGGCATGGGTCGGCGTGTTCGGCGGGTCCGGCGTCGGGGTTCTCACTCGCCGCCGCCCTCCAGTTCGCCCTCCAGCTCCAGATACGTCGCCCGCAGCCGCTCCAGCGTCCGCTCGTCCGGCTCCGCCCACAGCCCGCGCTCCGCCGCCTCCAGCAGCCGCTCCGTGATCCCGCGCAGCGCCCACGGGTTGGAGCGCCGCATGAACTCCTGGTTCTCCGGCGCGAAGACGTACTCCGCCGACAACTTCTCGTACATCCAGTCGTCCACGACGCCCGCCGTCGCGTCGTACCCGAAGAGGTAGTCGACGGTCGCGGCCATCTCGAACGCGCCCTTGTAGCCGTGCCTGCGCATAGCCGCCATCCAGCGCGGATTGACCACCCGCGCCCGGAACACCCGGTGCGTCTCCTCGCCCAGCGTGCGCGTCTTGACCTGGTCCGGGGTCGCGCTGTCACCCACGTACGCCTCGGGCGACTCACCCGTCAGATGCCGCACCATCGCGACCATGCCGCCGTGGTACTGGAAGTAGTCGTCCGCGTCGACCAGATCGTGCTCCCGCGTGTCGACGTTCTTCGCCGCCACCTTGATCCGCCGGAACGCCGTCTCCATGTCGCCGCGCGCCGCCCGCCCGTCGAGCCCGCGCCCGTACGCGTAACCGCCCCACACCGCGTACACCTCGGCCAGATCCGCGTCAGACCGCCAGTTCCGCGCGTCGATCAGCGGCAGCAGACCCGCGCCGTACGCGCCCGGCTTCGACCCGAAGATCCGCGCGGTCGCCCTGCGCCGGTCGCCGTGCTCGGCCGTGTCCTGATCCGCGTGCGCCCGTACGTAGTTGGAGTCGGCGGGCTCGTCCAGCTCGGCCACCGCCCGTACGGCGTCGTCGATCAGCCCCACCACATGCGGGAAGGCGTCCCGGAAGAAGCCCGAGATCCGCACCGTCACATCGATACGGGGCCGTCCCAGCTCCGCCAGGGGCACGATCTCGAAGCCGCTGACCCGCCGCGACGCGTCGTCCCACACCGGCCGGCAGCCCAGCAGCGCCAGGATCTCGGCGATGTCGTCGCCCTGGGTGCGCATCGCGGACGTGCCCCACACGGTCAGTCCGACCGATGCCGGATAGGCGCCGGTGTCGGCCAGATACCGGGCCACCAGCGAGTCCGCGAGCGACTGGCCGACCTCCCAGGAGAGCCGCGACGGAATGGCCTTGGGGTCGACGGAGTAGAAGTTGCGGCCCGTCGGCAGGACGTTCACCAGCCCGCGCGTCGGCGACCCGGAGGGGCCCGCCGGGACGAAACCGCCGTTCAGCGCGCGCAGGATGTTGCCGATCTCGTCCGTCGTACGGGCCAGCCTCGGCACGACCTCTGTAGAGGCGAAGCCCAGCACGGCCACCGCCGACGGCAGTTCGTGCCCCAGCACCTCCCCGACCAGCGGCGCCGCCGCCGGCAGCTCCCAGCCGCGCTCCTCCATGCCCTCCGCGAGCCGCCGGCACAGCTGCTCCAGCAGATCGATCGCGTCGGCCGCCGACCTGGCCGGACCCGGGACCAGGTCCGTCAACTCCACCGGCACCTTCACCGGCGCGCCGGGCTCGCCCAGCAACTCCTTCTCGACCAGCCCGAAGTGCTCGGCGAGCGCCGCCCGCAGCCCCGGCAGCGCGTTCGCCTCGCCGCCCCACACCTGAGAGGCACGCAGCACGGCGAGCACCAGGTTGACGCGGGCCTCACCCTCGGGGCCGCCGCCGAGGATATGCAGGCCGTCCCTGATCTGGACGTCCTTGATCTCGCACAGATAGCCGTCGACATGCATGACGAACGAGTCGAAGTCGTCGTCGTCCGGCTGCTCGTCCACATGCAGGTCGTGGTGCAGCTCCGCGGCCTTCACGAGCGTCCAGATCTGCGCCCGGACCGTCGGAGCCTTCGCCGGGTCGAGATCGCTGACCAGCGCGTACTCGTCGAGCAGTTGCTCCAGCTTGGCCAGGTCCCCGTAGGTGTCGGCGCGCGCCATCGGCGGCACCAGATGGTCCACGACGGTGGCGTGGCCGCGCCGCTTGGCCTGGGTGCCCTCGCCGGGGTCGTTGACGATGAACGGGTAGATCAGGGGCAGTTCGCCGAGCACCGCGTCCGGGCCGCAGCCCGCCGACAGACCGAGCCCCTTGCCGGGCAGCCACTCCATCGTGCCGTGCTTGCCCATGTGGATGATCGCGTCCGCGCCGAAGCCGTTCTCCGCGGCCGCCGTCTCCAGCCAGCGGTACGCCGCCATGTAGTGGTGCGACGGCGGCATGTCCGGGTCGTGGTAGATCGCGATCGGGTTCTCGCCGAAGCCGCGCGGCGGCTGGATCATCACCACGACGTTCCCGAACCGCAGCGACGCCAGCACGATGTCGTCGCCGTCCACGTAAAGCGAGCCCGGCGGCTCGCCCCAGTGCTCCAGCATGCTCGCGCGCAGCGCCGGTTCCAGCTTGTCGAACCAGGCGCGGTAGTCGGCCAGCGGTACCCGCGCGGGCGCCACGGCCAACTGCTCCTCCGTCAGCCACTCCACGTCGTGGCCACCGGCGTTGATGAGCCGGTGGATCAGCTCGTCACCGTTGTCGGGGTGTCCGTCCGCGCCGTGCCCCACCGCGTAACCGGCGTCGCGCAGGGCGTCCAGCACCCGTACCGCCGACGCGGGGGTGTCGAGACCGACCGCGTTGCCGACGCGTGAGTGCTTGGTCGGGTACGCGGTGAAGACCACGGCCAGCTTCTTCTCCGCGTTCGGCTTGTGCGCCAGCCGCGCGTGCCGCACCGCGATCCCGGCGACCCGGCCGGCCCGCTCGGGATCGGCGGCATACACCGGGACCCCGTCCGGCCCCTCCTCCTTGAAGGAGAACGGGACCGTGATCAGCCGCCCGTCGAACTCCGGGATCGCGACCTGCATCGCCGCGTCCATGGGGGACAGCGCGGCGTCCGACGCGTCCCAGGCCGCCCGCGACGACGTCAGACAGAGCCCTTGCAGGACGGGCACGTCGAGATCGGCCAGCGCCCCGATGTCCCACGCCTCGTCGTCGCCGCCCGCCGACGCGTCCGACGCGCGAGTGCCGCCCGCTGCGAGGACGGTCGCGATCAGCGCGTCCGCCGCGCCGAGCCGTTCGTACAGGGCGGGATCGGCGCCGCGCAGTGAACCGCAGTAGACGGGAAGGGCGTTGGCGCCCCGCTCCTCGACGCGGTCGCACAGCACGTCCACGAAGGAGGTGTTCCCGGAGAGGTGGTGCGCGCGGTAGAAGAGGACCGCGACCGTCGGCCGTCCTTCCACGGAGGCGCGCTCGCCGTGCACGCCCCATTCGGGCATCGCGCGAGGCGCCTCGAAGCCCTCTCCGGTCAGCAGCACGGTGTCGGAGAGGAACCGCGCCAGCTCCGCCAGATTCTCCGGCCCGCCCTCGACCAGATAGCGCAGGGCCTCGGCCACCACACCGGCGGGCACCGACGAGTCGGCCATCAGCTCCGCGTCCGGCACGGACTCGCCGCCCAGCAGGACGGTCGGGATACCGGACGCGGCGAGGGCCGCCAGACCGCCCTCCCAGGCGCGCTTGCCGCCGAGCAGGCGTACGACGGCGATCCGCGCGCCGGCGATCAGGGCGGGCAGGTCGCCGTCGGGGTCGACCCGGTTCGGGTTGCCGATGAGATACGGGGCGCCGGAGGCACGGGCCGCCAGCAGATCCGTATCGGCGGTGGACAGCAACAGCACGGTCGGGGAAGGGGCGGTCGGGGACGGGCTGTTGACAGGCGCGGTGGTCATGGCGCTCCAGGTGCGATGAAGGGAAGTCCTGACGGGGCGCCCGACTCGATCAGCCGCAGCAGCGCGTCCGTGTCCGCGTGTTCTTCGATCAGATCGCCGAGGAGGTCGAGCTGCTCCTCGCGCAGAGTGGCGAACGATGTGTCGGGGGCGGGTACGAAACGGCGCCCCGCCGCCGTGGCGACCTCGCGCAGGAAGGCGCGCCGGAAGCCGTCGCTCTCCAGCGAGCCGTGCCAGTGCGTGCCCCACACCTGGCCCGAGCGGCACCCGTCGAGGCGGCGTCCGCCGCTGTCGGTGAGGAACGGGTCGCCGCCTTCCACGGAGGCGACGCCGTGGTGGATCTCGTATCCCTCGACGCGCTCGCCCAGCGCCTCGCCGACGGGCCGCGCCAGGGTCTTCTCGCGGGCGAACTCGACGCGTACGGGCAGCAGTCCCAGTCCGGTGACGGCGCCCGCGCGGGACTCGACGTCGTCCTCGATGTGCTCGCCGAGTAGTTGGTAGCCGCCGCAGACGCCGAGGACCGGGCGGCCCTCGGCGGCGCGCCGCAGCAGCGCGTCGGCGAGACCGCGCTCACGCAGCCAGGCCAGCGCGCGGACCGTGCCGCGCGTACCGGGGACGATCACCAGGTCCGCGTCCCCGATCTCGTCGGGGCGGTCCACGAACCGCACCACGACACCGGGTTCGGCCGCCAGCGCGTCCACGTCGGTGAAGTTGGACATCAGCGGCACCGCGCAGACGGCGACCCGCAGGACCCCTTCTCCGTACGGAGGCGCCACCACCGACTCGCGTACGGCGCCGCGCAGCGAGACCCGCAGGCCGTCCTCCTCGTCGATGCCCAGACCGTGCCGGAAGGGCAGCACGCCGTACGTGGCGCGGCCGGTCAGCCCGCGCAGCATCTCCAGACCCGGCTCCAGCAGCGACACGTCGCCGCGGAACTTGTTGACGAGATAGCCGGCGACCAACGCCTGGTCCTCGGGGCTCAGCAGCGCCGTCGTACCGAAGAAGGACGCGAAGACGCCGCCCCTGTCGATGTCGCCGACCACGACGACCGGCAGCCGGGCCGCTCGCGCGACACCCATGTTCACGATGTCGGTACGCCGCAGATTGATCTCGGCCGGACTCCCTGCGCCCTCGCAGATCACCGCGTCGTACGTGCTCCGCAGCTCCTCCAGGCACTCCACGACGGTGCCGAGCAGCGTCTCCTGGCGGCCGGGACCCGCGCCGTCCCCGTGGTAGCCGCGGGCGCTCAGCTCACCCACCGGCCGTCCCATCAGCACCACTTGACTGCTGCGGTCACTGCCCGGTTTCAGCAGGACGGGATTCATCAGCGCCGTCGGCTCGACGCGCGCCGCCTGTGCCTGCATCGCCTGCGCCCGGCCGATCTCGGCGCCCTCGCGCGTCACGAACGAATTCAGCGACATGTTCTGTCCCTTGAAGGGCGCCACCTTCACGCCCCGGCGTACGAGCCAGCGGCAGATGCCCGCCGTCACGACGCTCTTTCCGGCGTCGGAGGTGGTGCCCGCGACAAGCAGCCCGCCGCCGCGCCCGCGCCCGGCCTTCATCGGCTTCCCGTTCATCGGGCCCTCCTCTTCAGGAGGTTGTCGGCCAGCAGCCGCCCGGCCACGCAGACGCCGAGCGCGAGCACGCCGACGCGGCGCGACAGCCGGACCGCCCGCTCGATGTCGGCCACCTCGACCGGCCGTCCGCCGGCGCCCAGGACCGGCCGGTGTTCGACCCGTCCGCCGTACGCGAGGGTGCCGCCGAGCCGTACGCCCAGCGCGCCCGCGAACGCCGCTTCCACGGGGCCCGCGTTGGGGCTCGGATGGCGGCCCGCGTCGCGTCGTACCGCTTCGAGCGCCCGCACGGGCGCGCCGCCCGCCACCGCGGCCAGCGCCGCCGTCAGCCGGGCTCCGGGCCAGCCGGCCACATCGTCCAGCCGAGCCGACGCCCAGCCGAAGCGCAGATGGCGCGGCGAGCGGTGCCCGACCATCGCGTCCAGCGTGTTGACGGCGCGGAACGCGACCAGCCCGGGCACCCCGCCCAACGCGCCCCAGACCAGGGCTCCCACGACGGCGTCCGAGGTGTTCTCGGCGACGGACTCCACCACGGCGCGGGCGATCTGGCGCTCGTCCAGGCCCTGCGGGTCCCGCCCGCACAGCCGCGGCAGCCACTCCCGCGCGACCTCCACGTCACCGGCCGCCAGCGCCCCGCCGACGGCGCGCGCCTCGCGCCCCAGCGACGTACCGCCGACCACGGTCCAGGTGACGGCGGCGGTCAGGACCACGGAGGCGGCGGTACGGTCCCGCAGCCCGCGCGAGGCGAGGGCGGCCACCGCGGCCGTACCCCCGGCGCACACGACGGCGTGCAGCGCGCCCCAGCCCCGGTGGTCGTGCCACAGCAGACGCTCGACGGCGCCTGCCGCCCGCCCGAAACCGGCGACGGGATGGCCGCGCCGGGGGTCGCCGAAGAACCGGTCGGCGAGCAGACCGGCGGTGGCGCCGTACGCGAAAACGCTTCCCGGGGCCGGTACTTCACGGCCCGCCGAATACTCGGCACGCATCGCTCAGTCCGCCGATACGCCTCGGGACGCTCGTGGGGGTCTCGTACTCACAGCACTGGACGCGACAGCTGTACCGCAGCCGGGCATGGCGATTTGTCCTCACTCAGGGTCCGCGCCCCGGTTCGACGTGATGCGGCGACAAGAGTTCCTGGCTCCGGGAGACATGGCTGTCTCCCGTCACAGTGGCGGGACCGCGCCGGATTCGCACCGGCTTCCTCTTCGCTGTCGCCGTATTGGCCTCGGCAGTCCACCACGCGTGCGAATCCCCGTCAACCGGGCTTTGACCTGCGGCGGGGCAGTGTGCTGAGGCCCACACGGCGCGGGCCGCCCGCGGGACCGGAGCACGGCTGAGGGGGTGGCCCGGTACCGGGCCACCCCCTCAGCCGTGCTCGATCGCGTCGCGTTGCTTCCGCGTCAGGCGACGATCATGTAGATCCCGTACGACACGGCCGCCACGCACAGGCCGAAGCAGACGTACGCGCCGGTGCGCGCCAGTACGGCGGCGCCGGAGCCGGTGGTACCGGAGGCCGTGGCCGTCGCGCCCTCCGCGGGCACCGCGCCCTTCGAGAGCCCCACGATGCCCAGGGTGAACAGGCCCACCAGAGCGACGGTGGCCACGAGACTGACGCCGAAGACGGAGCCGAGCGCCGCCCAGTCGATGTTCATGCTGAAAGTGTCCTTCGCTTCGTCAGACCGTCGCGGTCCGGGCCGGTTCGGCGGTGGGTTCCCCGGGGCCCGGGGCCGGGATGGTGGCGGCGATCTCCGACGACGGGCCGCCCACGGGGGGCGGGGTGACGGCGGCGATGGCGGCGGTCACGACACCCGCGGGCTCGGCGGCGGGCCCGTCGGACTCGTTGACGTTGGTGTGGTCGACCGGCTGACGGCGCGACGCCAGCCAGATGACCGCCGACAGTCCGACGAGCAGCGCGGCGGTGACCGCGACACCCCACGGACCCTGCTTGGTCAGGAACTCGGCGCCCGCGGCGACCAGACCGGCGGCCGGCAGCGTGAGCCCCCAGGCGATGAACATCCGGGTGGCCGTCGACCAGCGGACGACTCCGCCCTTGCGGCCGAGACCGGCGCC
This window of the Streptomyces niveus genome carries:
- a CDS encoding cobalamin biosynthesis protein — translated: MRAEYSAGREVPAPGSVFAYGATAGLLADRFFGDPRRGHPVAGFGRAAGAVERLLWHDHRGWGALHAVVCAGGTAAVAALASRGLRDRTAASVVLTAAVTWTVVGGTSLGREARAVGGALAAGDVEVAREWLPRLCGRDPQGLDERQIARAVVESVAENTSDAVVGALVWGALGGVPGLVAFRAVNTLDAMVGHRSPRHLRFGWASARLDDVAGWPGARLTAALAAVAGGAPVRALEAVRRDAGRHPSPNAGPVEAAFAGALGVRLGGTLAYGGRVEHRPVLGAGGRPVEVADIERAVRLSRRVGVLALGVCVAGRLLADNLLKRRAR